A portion of the Glycine max cultivar Williams 82 chromosome 10, Glycine_max_v4.0, whole genome shotgun sequence genome contains these proteins:
- the LOC102669251 gene encoding uncharacterized protein, whose protein sequence is MEVVVMKGPYTIRSMPVVLKEWRPDFSLKQDMLRTIPIWIKLPKLPLYLWGERSLNKIGSAIGTPMVTDECTTHKLKVSYARMLVEVDITRKLVEEIAIKDKDGRKIMQPIEYEWRPKFCDKCQKIGHQCGNGVKKKKWQPKPQQERKHEIPVEVSTPRKETTTSKANGDEGKTWIRTTKDDEEMWTKVSKASKDRGKSITYTESSNTVHCTNGFRVLEVLNGPQAFDRGP, encoded by the coding sequence ATGGAAGTGGTGGTGATGAAGGGTCCTTATACAATAAGAAGCATGCCGGTGGTACTTAAAGAGTGGAGACCTGATTTTAGTCTGAAGCAGGACATGCTACGAACCATACCGATATGGATAAAACTTCCCAAGCTCCCGTTGTATCTTTGGGGCGAACGAAGCCTTAACAAAATTGGCAGTGCCATTGGTACACCCATGGTTACTGATGAATGCACTACCCACAAACTCAAAGTTTCCTATGCCAGGATGTTAGTGGAGGTCGACATTACTAGAAAATTGGtggaagaaattgctatcaaGGATAAAGATGGTCGGAAAATAATGCAACCCATTGAGTATGAATGGAGGCCCAAGTTCTGTGATAAATGTCAGAAGATAGGGCATCAATGTGGAAATGGGgtcaagaagaaaaaatggcAGCCTAAGCCTCAACAGGAGAGAAAACATGAAATCCCTGTTGAGGTCTCTACACCAAGGAAAGAAACAACAACGAGTAAAGCTAATGGAGATGAAGGAAAGACATGGATTAGAACTACTAAAGATGATGAAGAGATGTGGACTAAAGTGAGCAAAGCTTCAAAGGATAGAGGTAAATCTATTACATATACTGAGTCCTCAAATACAGTGCATTGTACCAATGGATTTAGGGTGTTGGAGGTTTTGAATGGCCCCCAAGCCTTCGATCGGGGACCATGA